The Pedobacter ginsengisoli region CCAGCTATAGTGAATAACTTCTCTGGAATAGCTGGTATAATGAGTTTTCTGGTCGCAAAGACAGTGACAATTGATGCTGCGCCAAAGAAGAGGGCTGCTTTAAGGTTCACCTGACCTTCGCGATAGTTATTGACTGCCCCAATCAGGCTTGTTGAGCCAACTATAAAAAGTGAGTAAGAAGTGGCCAGAAGAGGAGCGATCCCAAAAAGATAAACCAATACTGGTACGGTTAGGATAGAGCCGCCTCCGCCAATCAGACCTAATGAGATGCCGATAAATGCCGACGCTAAATATGCAATTACTTCCATTTCTAATCTATTTAAGACAAAGTTGGAAGTTCTGACAGTCAATAAAGGTGACTTAGGTCACCGATGAGTTATTTGAGGTATTGAATGTAATTTCTATGTAAGGCGACTTCGCCACGCTGCTCCATTTTTTTTAATAATCTGGAGATCACCTCTCGTGAAGAATTCAGGTCGTTGGCGATATCCCCGTGTGTGACGGATATTGATCTGGTTTTTAAATCCTTGAATTGTTTTTCCAGATAAAATGCTAATCGTTCATCCATACTCTTAAAAGCAATGTTGTCGATAACGGTCAATAATTCTTCAAAACGATTTCTGTAGGTTTCCAGTACAAAGTAATACCAGGTCTTGTATTCCTTCATTAAGGTATCCATTAGCGATATTGGAATCATCAAGCCAATTGTTGGCTCAACAGCCTTAGCCATCACCTCGCTGGTTTCTTGCTTGGTTGCACAGATCATAGACAAGGCACAGGCATTGCCCGGTTGCAGATAGTACATAAAAAACTCATTGCCGTCGTCTCCCTCACGATACAGCTTCACCAATCCCTCAACAATTAGCGTCGTGGACCGCATATTTTGCCCCGTTTGCATGAGCATTTCGTCTGCAACAAATGTTTTTAGTGTGCCGTTTTCAATTAAAACTTTTTTTAAGTCAGGCTCAAAAAAAGAAAAATGGGAGTCTATATAGCTTTGTATGGTTTCAGTTTTCATTTTTCATGGAGTGTTATTGTTTTGCAAAATTACTAATTCACTAAATATGCAGATGAACTGCCTAATCGAGAATCCAAGGTCATCACCATGCGTTATTTACTGGATTTTAGTAACACGAATCTAATGAAATTACAAAAAGTTGTGCGAAATGTTTCAATTAACTGTGAGCCATTCATACTGAACTATATTTGATTTAGATCAATGCTAAAACTAGAACAGAATGCTTGAGCGCAATGTATCTTTAGTTGAACGATTATCAGGTTTTTTATTAAATTATGTTTGAGCTTCCTTAGTTAGAGATTTATGCCGAAATTTTCGATAGAAGGTTTAAAAATAGAGTATTGCAAAAGGTAGATATTCCGTGGGAAAAATGCATAAATTTTTTAATTGGAGCATTTAGTACTAGATGCTTATGGTTTCGTTTTACATTGGCAGACAGCAAATTTTGGAAGAATCTATGCTACATACGGTGGGTTGTTAGCGTATAGGCGCTATTTAGATGTAAAAAAAATGCGGAATTATGTAAATTTATATTTGCATAATTATATAGGTTTGTTTAATCATGAAAAGTAAAGCTATCTTTCTGTTAGTGATATTTTTGCTCAATACCGTTGTGGGTTTTGGCTGTGCTTTAGCAATGGAGGTGGATCATCATGATGAAAATCATTACCATGCTAAACCTGCTCATCATGGACACAAAGATCATGATCACCATCATGCAGGTGGACATGAACACAAAACTACCCCAATATCTGGGCAGAATTTTACAAAAGAAGATCCTTGCTGTAAAACTTTAGTGAATGATTTGGCTACTCAAAGCAAATTAGTTCCTGAAATGAGCAAAGTGCAGGTAGTTTTACCTGTATTGTGGCTTACTGATCATTCTTACTCTTTATTAATTCCCGTAACCGATGTTGAACTTGGTCGGGGCGCCTATGCAGATCACAGAGAAAGACCGCCTAACAGGGACATTCGCATAGACATTCAAAGTTTTCAGATATAAGATTTAATGTGAGATGTTGGACCCGGTAAAATAGGGTATCGGCATATGATACACTTCGCATAGCTATTGCTATGGCCAAGAATTAGTATAAACATTAAATTATTACATCATGAAAAAGATATTTTTAGTAGTTGCTGTAATTGCAACTGCATGGATCAACCCGAGTTTCGCTCAAAGTACTCAGACACAATCATTGTTAACTTCTTACTATGACATCAAAAATGCCTTAGTAAACTCTGATGCGGCAGTGGCAGCATCAAAAGCAAGCGAATTTTCTAAAGCATTGGCAAGTGTTGACATGAAGTCTATGCCCAAAGCAGAAATGACAGCCTTCATGGGGTTTCAGGATAAACTTGCATTTGATGCCAAACATATCTCAGAAACAAAAGACATTGCCCACCAAAGGGAGCATTTCGCTAATTTTTCAACAAATCTTTTTAAACTGGCTAAGGCAGTAAAACTTACTAAAGACCCGGTTTATTATGACTATTGCCCAATGAAAAAGAGTTATTGGCTTTCTGAGAATGAGGCGATCAAAAATCCCTACTTCGGTAAACAAATGCTAACCTGCGGGGCAGTTAAAGAAACTCTAAAGTAATTCTGTTTGTTAATTCCACAGCTTCACCTTTATTGGGTGTTCTGGTATACAATTGACATGCGGATTTTACTGAACAATTCTGCCATAGGATCACATAAATACACTTTGTTCCGCTAAGCAGGTAATCAAACATTTAAAACGATTTTAATTTAAACACGATGAAAACATTAATTTATAGTTCAGTTTTTTCCTTATTATTTTTAGCAGCCTGCTCTAATGGCAGTAATAAAACTAAATCAACCACTTCTGCAGATGCTAAAGTAACAACGGCCGTTGCATCTGGATCTTCAGAAAAAGGTACTTCTACTGCCGCAGTATTAGCCTCATACCTCAAATTAAAAAATGCCTTTACAAATGACAATGATAAAGACGCGGCAGCAGCAGGAAATGAAATGGTAACTGCCTTTGCCAGTTTCGACAAAAAATCTTTAACTCCAGAACAGGATAAAGCTTATACCGATATATACGATGATGCTAAAGAACATGCCGAGCATATTGGAGCTAATGTTGGAAATATTGCACACCAGCGTGAACATTTTGATATGTTGAGTAAGGATATGTACGACCTCGTTAAACTACTTGGCGCTAATCAATCGCTGTATGTGGATCACTGCCCGATGTACAATAACAATAAGGGAGCAATCTGGTTGAGCGAAGTAAAGGATATTAAAAACCCTTATCTGGGAAAAGCCATGCCAACTTGCGGTACTGTTAAAGAAGAATTAAAATAATAGGCCATGAAAGGCATAAAGAAAATACTTCTTGGACTATTGGTGATCTTTATACTTATTCAATTTGTACAACCTGCCCGCAATAAAAGCAGGCAGGTTATGCCAAATGATATTTCTAAAATAGTTTCTGTACCCTCAGATGTACAGGGTATTCTAAAAAAAGCCTGTTATGACTGCCATAGTAATAATACTGAGTATCCCTGGTATGTTAATATGCAGCCCATGCACTGGTTTATGAACAATCATATTCAATCCGGGAAAGCTGAATTAAATTTTAGCGAATTTGGTTCTTATACCTCAAGAAGACAGCAAAGTAAACTGCGCTCAATAGAAAATAGTTTAAAGGATGGCAGTATGCCCCTGAACTCCTATACCCTAATCCATAGAAATGCCATTTTGACTAAAACGGAAAAATTGTTGCTAATGAACTGGGTGCAAAATTCAAAGGATAGTTTAAACAAAAAGAATTTTAACTAACCATTAATCATCAAAGAAATGAAAAATATACTAACGGTTTTCTTATTGATCTTCTATTCTGCGGTTTCTGCCCAGGATATGAAGAAAATGAAAATGCCTGACAATGAAAGTACGAAGCAGTCGCGGGTTATTTACACTTGCCCAATGCACCCGGAAATACAATCCAACAAGCCCGGTAATTGTCCTAAATGTGGAATGAAACTCGTTGTTCAAAAGGTAAAGGCTGCTAAACCGAAACCTGGGGCAAAAGAGAAAAAGACGGATCCATCAAAAAAAGAAGGTATGGAAAATATGAAAATACCTGATAAAAAGCAAGACAGCGATGAGCCAGCGCAGAAGGTAACTTACACCTGTCCAATGCATCCCGAAATTCATGCACCCAAGCCAGGCAATTGTCCTAAGTGTGGAATGAAATTGGTACCTGAAAAAGCTAAAGCAGCTCCCACCAAACATGACGAAATGCAGATGCCTATGAAAGATGCTCCAAAGGATGGAATGGAGAACATGGAAGGTATGCAGATGGGAGACAATAGTGCTACAATGGAAAACATTAAAAAAGCCAAATCAAATTTGGGCCCCATCAAAACCATTGCTTTTACCCAACCACCCCGTACTGTTCGCTATGACCTTTATATTGCCGATACTACAGTAACCTTTGGAAAAAAAACAAAAAGGGCAATAGCTGTAAACGGACAGATACCAATGCCAACACTCACTTTTACCCAAGGCGATACAGCATTGATATATGTACATAATAAACTCGATGAAGAAACATCTCTGCATTGGCATGGCCTGTTTTTGCCGAATAAAATGGATGGTGTGCCATTTCTAACCCAAATGCCCATTAAGCCGCATTCTACGTACATCTATAAATTTCCAATTGTTCAGCATGGCACTCATTGGTACCATAGCCATAGCGAACTGCAAGAGCAGATTGGTATGTATGGTGCTTTTATCATGAACAAAAGAAAAGAATGGGACATTCCAACCGTTCCGGTGGTACTTAGTGAATGGACAGATATGAAACCAGAAGAAGTACACCGAAGCCTGAAAAATGCCAACGATTGGTTTGCCATTAAAAAAGGAACGACCCAAAGTTATGCCGAAGCCATTAGAACAGGTCATTTTAAAACCAAAGTGGCCAATGAGTGGAAGCGTATGAATGCAATGGATGTAAGTGATGTGTACTATGATACTTTTCTGATCAATGGTAAGAACCAAAATGAGCAGCCACAATTTAAAGCCGGAGATAAGGTAAGACTTCGTATTGCCAATGGCGGGGCATCTGATTATTTCTGGTTAACTTATTCCGGTGGTAAAATAACCGTGGTAGCTACCGATGGAAATGATGTCGAGCCTGTAGAAGTTGACAGGCTAATTATAGCTGTATCCGAAACGTATGATGTGGTGGTCACCATTCCCGAAAATAAAAGCTACGAATTTTTGGTTACGCCCGAAGACCGCACCAAATCTGCTTCCCTTTGGTTGGGTAAGGGAGAAAAAGTTCCTGCTCAAAAACTGCCTAAGCTGAAATATTTTGCCGGAATGAAGATGATGAATGACATGATGGATATGAACGGCAACATGATCGAAATGGAGGGCATGAAAATGCAGAACCAGGTTATGGACATGAACACGGTAATGTATCCCGAAGTAACGGGTGAAGAGACCCCGAAAAAAGAAAACAAAAAAGCAGCTATGCCGGGGATGCAAATGTCTAACGAAAAAAACATGGCAGGTATGGATATGACAGCGGAAAGTCCTGACATCGTTACGTTGAACTATAATATGCTTCGTGATCCAAAGAAAACGACTTTACCTAATGGCCCGTGGAAAGAGCTAAAGTTTGATCTAACAGGGAATATGAACCGATATGTCTGGACTTTAGATAATAAAACGGTTTCAGAAAGTGATAAAATCCTGATTAAGAAAGGAGAAAACGTTCGGGTCATTTTGTTTAACAACAGTATGATGCGCCACCCTATGCATCTGCATGGTCATGATTTCAGGGTTGTCAATGGACAAGGCGAATATGCTCCCATGAAGAACATCATCGACATTATGCCCATGGAAAGGGATACTCTTGAATTTGCAGCATCAGAACCAGGTGGTGATTGGTTTTTCCATTGCCATATTCTGTACCACATGATGAGCGGAATGGGCAGAGTGTTCAGTTATGAAAACTCTCCGCCTAATCCAGAAATTCCTAACCCAAAATTAGCGCAGCGTAAGTTGTTTAGTGATGACAGGGAATTTCATCCCATGGCGAGAGTTGGAATTGAAAGCAATGGAAGTGACGGTGAAATCATGCTGGCCAATACCCGATACCGTTTTACTACCGAATGGAGAGTGGGCTTTAAATCCCATCATGGTTATGAAAGCGAAAGTCATTTTGGGAGATACCTTGGAAGAAATCAATGGCTCTTTCCCTATGTTGGTTGGGATTTCCGTAAACGAACGGTTGATCCGATGGAAAAGAATATTTTTGGGCAATCTCCAGCACCCGGGGATAATCTCTTCGGACAGGGCAATACCAAAAACTTTAGACAGGTATTTCATTTGGGGGTACAATACACTTTACCAATGTTAATTGTTGCAGATGCTTCTGTCGATCATAAAGGAAACGTGAGATTTCAATTGATGAGAGAAGATGTACCTATATCCAAAAGATTGCGCTTTCAATTTATGGTCAATACCGATAAAGAGTATATGGCGGGGTTTAGATACATCGTTACCAAATATTTTGGCCTGTCCACCCACTATGACAGTGATATGGGTTATGGCGCCGGACTAACATTAAATTATTAACCAATTAATCTTTACATCATGAAGCATACCTATAAAATAATCGGAATGACCTGTCAGGGCTGTCGTAGTAAAGTTGAAGATGCCTTGAATAGTATTGACGGGATTTCTGCTAAGGTTACCTTGGAACCAGCTGAGGCAACGATTAGGATGGATAAGCATATTACTACTGAAAAATTGCAGGAAACGCTTTCTGCTGCTGGAAATTACAGGATTGAAATGTCCGGCTTTCAAAAGATTGCCGCAGATAAACACAGTCCAGATCATTCCGGTCACCAACATCATGTTTCAGCCCCTCAGGGTCATGGCGCTACTCCGGTTAAGGTTAATAAGGAAGAAACCGGAGGGGTATACTATTGTCCGATGCATTGTGAAGGAGATAAAACTTATGGTAAACCAGGTCATTGTCCGGTTTGTGGAATGGACTTGCTGAAGCAGCCGGTATTAAAGCAAGCCACTCAATTTACTTGTCCTATGCACCCCGAAATTATCAGAGATCAGCCTGGTTCATGTCCGATATGTGGAATGGATTTGGTTCCATTGGGTGTAAATTTGGAAGAGGAGGATAAAATTTATGAAACGCTTTTGCGTAAGTTTAAGGTCGCAACGGTTTTTACCATACCTGTCTTTTTGATTGCAATGTCTGAGATGATACCAGGTAATCCGATTTTCAAATTGATGGAATTGAAATATTGGAACTGGGTTCAGTTTGCATTTTCTATCCCTGTGGTGTTTTATGCAACATGGATGTTCTTTCAGCGCGCATGGCAATCCATAATTACATGGAAATTAAATATGTTTACTTTGATTGGAATTGGTGCGGGGGTAGCTTGGCTTTTCAGCCTTGTCGCCCTTCTTTTTCCCGATGTTTTTCCTGATCAGTTTAAAACCCATCATGGTACGGTCTATGTTTATTTTGAAGCAGCAACTGTTATCCTGACTTTAGTCTTGCTTGGTCAGCTTTTAGAGGCCAGAGCACACGGAAAAACAAATAGCGCTATTAAAGAGCTGTTGAAACTGGCACCCAATACCGCTACTAGGATTGTAGGCGAAAAAGAAACGACAGTTTCCATAGATGACATTCAGAAAGGGGACATGTTACGGGTGAAACCGGGCGAAAAGATACCTGTTGACGGCAGTATTAAAGTTGGGGAAGTAACGATTGACGAATCTATGATTTCAGGTGAACCTATTCCGGTGGAAAAGAAACCTGGGGACAAAGTTAGTTCTGGAACAATCAATGGTAATAAAACATTTGTCATGCTTGCCGAAAAGGTAGGTTCTGAAACGCTGCTTTCCCAGATCATTGAAATGGTTAATTCTGCAAGTCGTTCAAAAGCGCCTATCCAGAAAATGGCCGATAAGATTTCAGGTTATTTTGTGCCTGTAGTGGTATTGATTGCCATAGCTACATTCGTCGTATGGGCAATGTATGGGCCTGACCCTGCGTATGTCTACGCTTTTGTAAATGCCATCGCTGTATTGATTATAGCCTGTCCATGTGCGCTTGGTTTGGCCACCCCGATGTCTGTAATGGTAGGCGTAGGAAAAGGGGCACAGTCTGGCGTGTTGATTAAGAATGCAGAATCGTTGGAAAAAATGAATGCTATTGATGTAGTGATTATTGATAAAACCGGAACAGTAACCGAAGGGAAACCATCAGTTGAAAAGATCGTTGGTATAAATCCTGATTTTGATGAAAAGAAAGTCCTAGAAAGAATAGTTGCATTAAATAGCAGCAGTGAACATCCTTTAGCGCAGGCAACGCTTCGTTACGGGGAAGAGAAAAAGATCAGTATTCAGCCTATCTCACATTTTGAAGCTGTAACCGGTAAAGGTGTAACGGGTACATTAAAACAGGAAAAACTTGCTTTAGGCAACCAGAAATTAATGAAACACGTTAAAGCTGAAATTGATCCTGAATTAGAAGAGCAGGTTAAGGCCGCACAAAAAGGAGGTAAAACAGTTTCTTATTTAGCTGTTGGGAATAAAGCTGTTGGCTTTGTGGTTATTTCTGATAAAATCAAGCCATCTAGTGCTGCTGCTATCAAAAAACTTCAGGAAGAGGGTTTACAGGTAATCATGTTTACAGGAGACAATGAGGATACAGCAAGGGCAGTTAGTCAAACCTTAAATTTAGATGGCTTCAAAGCCGGGATGTTACCGGAAGATAAATTGAACGAAGTGAAAAAATTGCAAGCTGAAGGAAAAAAAGTGGCGATGGCAGGCGATGGTATTAATGA contains the following coding sequences:
- a CDS encoding Crp/Fnr family transcriptional regulator, translating into MKTETIQSYIDSHFSFFEPDLKKVLIENGTLKTFVADEMLMQTGQNMRSTTLIVEGLVKLYREGDDGNEFFMYYLQPGNACALSMICATKQETSEVMAKAVEPTIGLMIPISLMDTLMKEYKTWYYFVLETYRNRFEELLTVIDNIAFKSMDERLAFYLEKQFKDLKTRSISVTHGDIANDLNSSREVISRLLKKMEQRGEVALHRNYIQYLK
- a CDS encoding DUF3347 domain-containing protein, translating into MKKIFLVVAVIATAWINPSFAQSTQTQSLLTSYYDIKNALVNSDAAVAASKASEFSKALASVDMKSMPKAEMTAFMGFQDKLAFDAKHISETKDIAHQREHFANFSTNLFKLAKAVKLTKDPVYYDYCPMKKSYWLSENEAIKNPYFGKQMLTCGAVKETLK
- a CDS encoding DUF3347 domain-containing protein; protein product: MKTLIYSSVFSLLFLAACSNGSNKTKSTTSADAKVTTAVASGSSEKGTSTAAVLASYLKLKNAFTNDNDKDAAAAGNEMVTAFASFDKKSLTPEQDKAYTDIYDDAKEHAEHIGANVGNIAHQREHFDMLSKDMYDLVKLLGANQSLYVDHCPMYNNNKGAIWLSEVKDIKNPYLGKAMPTCGTVKEELK
- a CDS encoding heme-binding domain-containing protein, translated to MKGIKKILLGLLVIFILIQFVQPARNKSRQVMPNDISKIVSVPSDVQGILKKACYDCHSNNTEYPWYVNMQPMHWFMNNHIQSGKAELNFSEFGSYTSRRQQSKLRSIENSLKDGSMPLNSYTLIHRNAILTKTEKLLLMNWVQNSKDSLNKKNFN
- a CDS encoding multicopper oxidase domain-containing protein, with protein sequence MKKMKMPDNESTKQSRVIYTCPMHPEIQSNKPGNCPKCGMKLVVQKVKAAKPKPGAKEKKTDPSKKEGMENMKIPDKKQDSDEPAQKVTYTCPMHPEIHAPKPGNCPKCGMKLVPEKAKAAPTKHDEMQMPMKDAPKDGMENMEGMQMGDNSATMENIKKAKSNLGPIKTIAFTQPPRTVRYDLYIADTTVTFGKKTKRAIAVNGQIPMPTLTFTQGDTALIYVHNKLDEETSLHWHGLFLPNKMDGVPFLTQMPIKPHSTYIYKFPIVQHGTHWYHSHSELQEQIGMYGAFIMNKRKEWDIPTVPVVLSEWTDMKPEEVHRSLKNANDWFAIKKGTTQSYAEAIRTGHFKTKVANEWKRMNAMDVSDVYYDTFLINGKNQNEQPQFKAGDKVRLRIANGGASDYFWLTYSGGKITVVATDGNDVEPVEVDRLIIAVSETYDVVVTIPENKSYEFLVTPEDRTKSASLWLGKGEKVPAQKLPKLKYFAGMKMMNDMMDMNGNMIEMEGMKMQNQVMDMNTVMYPEVTGEETPKKENKKAAMPGMQMSNEKNMAGMDMTAESPDIVTLNYNMLRDPKKTTLPNGPWKELKFDLTGNMNRYVWTLDNKTVSESDKILIKKGENVRVILFNNSMMRHPMHLHGHDFRVVNGQGEYAPMKNIIDIMPMERDTLEFAASEPGGDWFFHCHILYHMMSGMGRVFSYENSPPNPEIPNPKLAQRKLFSDDREFHPMARVGIESNGSDGEIMLANTRYRFTTEWRVGFKSHHGYESESHFGRYLGRNQWLFPYVGWDFRKRTVDPMEKNIFGQSPAPGDNLFGQGNTKNFRQVFHLGVQYTLPMLIVADASVDHKGNVRFQLMREDVPISKRLRFQFMVNTDKEYMAGFRYIVTKYFGLSTHYDSDMGYGAGLTLNY
- a CDS encoding heavy metal translocating P-type ATPase: MKHTYKIIGMTCQGCRSKVEDALNSIDGISAKVTLEPAEATIRMDKHITTEKLQETLSAAGNYRIEMSGFQKIAADKHSPDHSGHQHHVSAPQGHGATPVKVNKEETGGVYYCPMHCEGDKTYGKPGHCPVCGMDLLKQPVLKQATQFTCPMHPEIIRDQPGSCPICGMDLVPLGVNLEEEDKIYETLLRKFKVATVFTIPVFLIAMSEMIPGNPIFKLMELKYWNWVQFAFSIPVVFYATWMFFQRAWQSIITWKLNMFTLIGIGAGVAWLFSLVALLFPDVFPDQFKTHHGTVYVYFEAATVILTLVLLGQLLEARAHGKTNSAIKELLKLAPNTATRIVGEKETTVSIDDIQKGDMLRVKPGEKIPVDGSIKVGEVTIDESMISGEPIPVEKKPGDKVSSGTINGNKTFVMLAEKVGSETLLSQIIEMVNSASRSKAPIQKMADKISGYFVPVVVLIAIATFVVWAMYGPDPAYVYAFVNAIAVLIIACPCALGLATPMSVMVGVGKGAQSGVLIKNAESLEKMNAIDVVIIDKTGTVTEGKPSVEKIVGINPDFDEKKVLERIVALNSSSEHPLAQATLRYGEEKKISIQPISHFEAVTGKGVTGTLKQEKLALGNQKLMKHVKAEIDPELEEQVKAAQKGGKTVSYLAVGNKAVGFVVISDKIKPSSAAAIKKLQEEGLQVIMFTGDNEDTARAVSQTLNLDGFKAGMLPEDKLNEVKKLQAEGKKVAMAGDGINDAPALSQADIGIAMGTGTDVAIESAAITLVKGDLNGIAKARLLSHKVMGNIKGNLFFALGYNVLGIPVAAGLLYPFFGILLSPMIAALAMSFSSVSVILNSLRLKSARID